One stretch of Anabas testudineus chromosome 24, fAnaTes1.2, whole genome shotgun sequence DNA includes these proteins:
- the ost4 gene encoding dolichyl-diphosphooligosaccharide--protein glycosyltransferase subunit 4 has product MVTDVQLAIFANILGVSLFLLVVLYHYVAVNNPKKQE; this is encoded by the coding sequence ATGGTGACAGACGTGCAGCTGGCAATATTTGCCAACATACTTGGCGTGTCTTTGTTCTTGCTGGTTGTTCTATATCACTACGTCGCTGTCAATAACCCCAAGAAGCAGGAGTAG
- the selenoi gene encoding ethanolaminephosphotransferase 1 — protein MVLYEYVTQEQLAGFDKYKYSAVDSNPLSIYVMHPFWNFVVKFLPTWLAPNLITFTGFMFLVLNFAMLAFYDFDFTASAARHEHVPSWVWVAAGIFNFLAYTLDGVDGKQARRTNSSTPLGELFDHGLDSWACIFFVATVYSIFGRGESGVGVATLYYILWVVLFSFILSHWEKYNTGILFLPWGYDMSQVTISLVYLVTAVVGVETWYQPVLFHFLYRDLFTFMIIACSFTVTLPMSLYNVLKAYRNDTLKHSSLYEAFLPFLSPVLLFILSTAWVVFSPSSILELQPRIFYLMVGTAFANVTCKLIVCQMSNTRCQALSWLLLPMSVVVLLALSGVVANETLLLYLWTAAVILAHIHYGVSVVQQLSSHFKICTFSLKKPNSDUQEEERISLKGAEV, from the exons ATGGTTCTTTACGAATATGTCACTCAGGAGCAGCTTGCGGGCTTCGACAAATACAAG TACAGTGCAGTGGACTCCAATCCCCTGTCTATCTATGTTATGCACCCTTTCTGGAACTTTGTGGTGAAG TTTCTACCAACATGGTTGGCGCCAAACCTCATTACTTTCACAGGTTTTATGTTCCTTGTGTTGAACTTTGCAATGTTGGCCTTCTACGACTTTGACTTCACTGCCTCTG ctgCAAGACATGAACACGTGCCTAGTTGGGTCTGGGTTGCTGCAGGGATCTTCAACTTCTTGGCCTATACTCTCG ATGGTGTTGATGGGAAACAGGCGCGGCGCACCAACTCCTCCACACCACTGGGGGAACTTTTTGACCACGGCCTGGACAGCTGGGCCTGCATCTTCTTTGTGGCCACTGTTTACTCCATATTTGGGCGTGGGGAGAGCGGAGTGGGCGTGGCCACACTGTATTACATCTTGTGGGTGGTGCTGTTCTCCTTCATCCTGTCCCACTGGGAGAAATACAACACTGGCATCTTGTTTCTGCCCTGGGGGTACGACATGAGTCAAGTG ACCATCTCTCTCGTTTACCTGGTCACTGCTGTGGTTGGTGTGGAAACCTGGTACCAGCCAGTCCTGTTCCACTTCCTGTATAGAGACCTTTTCACCTTTATGATCATAG CCTGTTCCTTCACTGTGACCTTGCCCATGAGCCTTTACAATGTCCTCAA GGCTTATCGCAATGACACTCTGAAGCACAGCAGCCTGTATGAAGCTTTCCTGCCCTTCCTTTCTCCCGTCCTGCTCTTCATCTTGTCCACCGCTTGGGTGGTGTTCTCGCCGTCCAGCATCCTTGAGCTGCAACCCAGGATCTTCTACCTCATGGTGGGGACGGCATTTGCCAATGTCACG TGTAAGCTGATTGTGTGTCAGATGAGTAACACACGGTGTCAAGCACTGAGTTGGCTGTTGCTGCCTATGTCGGTGGTGGTGCTGTTAGCACTCAGTGGGGTGGTCGCCAACGAGACGCTACTTCTATATTTGTGGACAGCCGCTGTCATACTAGCACACATACACTACGGTGTATCAGTG GTACAACAGCTTAGCAGCCACTTCAAGATTTGCACCTTTTCCTTGAAGAAGCCTAACAGTGACTGACAGGAGGAGGAACGAATCAGCTTGAAAGGAGCGGAGGTTTAG